TGCACGATGTGGACGGCGTGGACCGTGCCGCCGCGCTGCTTCGCGATGGCGCCGCCGAGCGTAATGAGGTCCTTCTCGGTTCGGGGGTTCGACAGCGGCACCATGACGCGGAAGTCGCCGCCGTTCGTCCCCGCAGTGGGCGTTTTGGCGGCATCGGGACGGACCGAGTCCGCCGCGGCCACTGCGGCGTCGGGCATCTCGTCGGAGCGGTCGAGGATCCAGCCGGCGAAGACCCCGGCGCTCTCGACGCGCTGGCGGGCGTACAGCAGGTACCAGACGGCCGCGAAGACGACGAGCCCCGCGGAGAGGAAGATGACGAACGGCTCGATGTACGCGATCAGCGCGAACGACGAGACCGTTCCGATGATCGGAACGAACGGATACAGTGGCACCTCGAAGTCGGGGTCGTACTCGGCGGGTTCGGCTTCCCGCATGACGATCAGCGCGATGTTCAACAGGCCGTAGACGATCAAGTGGAGCACGGACCCGGCCGTCGACAGGATCTCGAGGTTGCCAAAGAGGAGGAAGGCGATGATGAGCGAACCGGTGATCAGAATCGACTTGTAGGGCGTGCCGAACCGGGGATGGATGTCGTTGACCGACGGCGAGATGATCTTCTCCCGGCCCATCGCGAAGTTGATCCGCGACGACGAGAGGATCGACGCGTTCGCGCTCGAGGCCGTCGCCAGGAGCCCGCCGAGCAGCAACAGTCCCCAGCCGAGCGTGCCCAGACTGAATTCGAAGAGGCTGTACTGGCCGAAGAGTAATTGAGCGGCCTTGACGACCGCCGTGTCGTTGTTCGCCACCAGTTCGTTGGGAACCGCCGCCAGCAAGACGAGGAGGAACAGGGCGTAGACGACGGTGACGATGACGACCGAGCCGATGACCGCCAGCGGGAGGTTACGGCCGGGGTCTTTGATCTCTTCGGCGACCGATGTGATCTGGACGAAGCCGAGATAGGAGACGAAGACGATGGCGGTCACCGGGAGCACCTCGCCGGTCGTTCCCGGCGGCGCGAACGGTCGCAGCGACTCCATATCGGCGTTCAGGAGTCCGACGACAGTGAAGGCCCCGAGGATGGCGAGCAGCGTGAACACGATCCCGATCTGCAGTCCGCCGGTCTCCTTGGCACCCATGTAGTTGATCGCGATGAACAGCACCGCGCCCGCGAGCCCGATCGTCTGGGCCGCGGATATCGTCACCGGACCGAGCCCGAGGGCGGGGGCGCCCACGAGCTGATTGACGTACTCGCCGAACCCGTACATGTAGAACGCGGACGCGAAGGCCAGCCCCAGCCAGTTGGCCCAGCCGCTTATCGACCCGAACAGCGGGCCGAGCGCGCGATTGATGTAGAAGTAGGCACCGCCCGATTTCGGCATCGCCGTCCCCAGTTCCGAGGCCGACAGCGCCGTGAACAGTGCGGTGACCCCGCCGATGACGAACGTCAGCGCGGCTAGCGGTCCCGCTCGGGCGACCGCGGTGCCCGGTAACACGAAGATGCCGGCCCCGATCATCGTGCCGATGCCGATCGCGATCGCGGAGAACAGTCCGAGGTCCTTCGCGAGTTCCTCGTCGGCGCTCATGCGGCCGTCCCTCCGTCGTCTCCGATGTCGCCGACGCGGGGAGTTGATATCGTCTCGACGGAACCGAGTGAGAACGAGAATTTGCCCCCGTAGCGCCGCCTCGCTCGGTGTTCCTGTCTGTCAATCGCGTTCGGTACCGAAGACCGTGGCGGACCGCGGGCGCGATATCGGGCGTTCATTGATTCTGATTTGAGTCGGAGACGGTGATAAACTCCCTGATTGAATTGCTGGATCATTATTTTCGTGAAATTATATTGGCGATCGCAAAGAATAGGCGGCGTCCATTGTTCGGATCCTGAGTCACCGTCGGACGGCCGGCGGAATCACTGTCTGGGACGGCGAACGACCTCCCTGCGGATTCGCCGTTCTCGAACCCTCGAGCGAGCCGTTCCGGGCGCCAACGGGACCGAAACGAGTGAGTTTCGCTCTCCCGTATTCGGGTTCGACACCCTGTTTGTATTCAGTAACTGTATACAGTACTCATGAATACTGTGGACAAGTTATTTATGAGTGTTCCACCTGCTCCTACGCATGACGGCAGGACCGCCGATAGACGAACTCCACTTCGAGGACGCACCGACCGTCGACTCCGTTCCCGG
This portion of the Natrinema salinisoli genome encodes:
- a CDS encoding amino acid permease, whose protein sequence is MSADEELAKDLGLFSAIAIGIGTMIGAGIFVLPGTAVARAGPLAALTFVIGGVTALFTALSASELGTAMPKSGGAYFYINRALGPLFGSISGWANWLGLAFASAFYMYGFGEYVNQLVGAPALGLGPVTISAAQTIGLAGAVLFIAINYMGAKETGGLQIGIVFTLLAILGAFTVVGLLNADMESLRPFAPPGTTGEVLPVTAIVFVSYLGFVQITSVAEEIKDPGRNLPLAVIGSVVIVTVVYALFLLVLLAAVPNELVANNDTAVVKAAQLLFGQYSLFEFSLGTLGWGLLLLGGLLATASSANASILSSSRINFAMGREKIISPSVNDIHPRFGTPYKSILITGSLIIAFLLFGNLEILSTAGSVLHLIVYGLLNIALIVMREAEPAEYDPDFEVPLYPFVPIIGTVSSFALIAYIEPFVIFLSAGLVVFAAVWYLLYARQRVESAGVFAGWILDRSDEMPDAAVAAADSVRPDAAKTPTAGTNGGDFRVMVPLSNPRTEKDLITLGGAIAKQRGGTVHAVHIVQVPDQTPLKRAEQNERIDAESQKLLEQARTDAETFGAPVETHTVLSHRSFEEVFDAARTFDADQVVMGWGPTSHGRAESRIDELTHDLPCDFLVLKERGFDPSHILLPTAGGPDSVLGADVVRLLREEFDSRVTLLHALSEDESADEGEQFLEEWAAEHGLADAELIVDDRDVETAIEAAAANATLVVIGATGKGLLSRIVRGSLVLDVLEDIDCSVLLAETARKRTVRERLFGHNDD